In Thauera sedimentorum, a single genomic region encodes these proteins:
- a CDS encoding CHASE2 domain-containing protein produces MDVAAAAARALNGLRRLVGQPLAEWLAVTVVCAGLAGGAAWNGWLWRVDSLLYDAAMATQRLPADPAVAIVAIDDHSLAEIGRWPWPRAVHAALIEQLAQAGADVVALDIILAESDPEERAGDAALARAMAAHGRVVLPVTHGTRAAASAGEALPAAPFAEAAAALGHIHIELDPDGIARSAYLWEGMGSARHPQLALAALQLYDPAAAARAGRPPADDRALPGWRRDGWFHIPFIGPPGSFRYLSYADVLRGELPSGALAGAVVLVGASAVGMGDIVPTPTSGHARPMPGVEVHANVFNALRQGIAVVPVGRLAGAAFAVLAVAGLLLAMLRAGPRFTLVVAFAVSAAVLAGSWALLALGQLWLPPAGALAGCLLAYPLWSWRRLEAAQRYLDTELAALRGLAGPFDTGTVQAAPPGSIDPFRARIAVVRDAARRERALQRFVADTLDALPVGVLVADPAGRIRLANRRAADLLGSGSAEAQGEMLAAMPWPAGQAFAGGLPMPAAGGGCVIETDQADGGALMVSVGGLYDEQGGPLGAVFGLSDIAPIRAAQRSREDLMYFLSHDLRAPLASILTLLDGHPAAGDMTAGKARLEGYARQALGMADKLLRLARAEALQADSFSEVALEMLLMDAADEVWALARGREQRVVTRFAPGIEEEEACLVMGDRELLFRAVVNLLTNAIKYSPRGAEIRLALAAEAGGWAVAVQDSGCGIAPENLSRLFRRFGRIGAQHGPAVEGVGLGLLMVSTVAERHGGSVSVRSEEGAGSTFTLFLPAMR; encoded by the coding sequence GTGGATGTTGCTGCTGCCGCTGCTCGCGCTCTGAACGGCCTGCGCCGCCTGGTCGGCCAGCCGCTGGCCGAGTGGCTGGCGGTGACCGTGGTGTGCGCCGGGCTGGCCGGCGGCGCGGCCTGGAACGGCTGGCTGTGGCGGGTGGACAGCCTGCTCTACGACGCGGCCATGGCCACCCAGCGCCTGCCGGCCGACCCGGCGGTGGCCATCGTCGCGATCGACGACCACAGCCTCGCGGAGATCGGTCGCTGGCCCTGGCCGCGAGCAGTGCATGCGGCGCTGATCGAGCAGCTTGCACAGGCCGGCGCCGACGTGGTCGCGCTGGACATCATCCTCGCGGAGTCCGACCCGGAGGAGCGTGCCGGCGATGCGGCGCTCGCACGGGCGATGGCCGCGCACGGCCGCGTGGTGCTGCCGGTCACCCACGGCACCCGTGCGGCGGCCAGCGCGGGCGAGGCCCTGCCGGCAGCGCCCTTTGCCGAGGCGGCCGCGGCGCTCGGCCACATCCACATCGAACTCGACCCGGACGGCATCGCGCGCAGCGCCTACCTGTGGGAGGGCATGGGCAGCGCCCGCCACCCGCAGCTGGCGCTCGCCGCGCTGCAGTTGTACGACCCCGCCGCGGCGGCGCGGGCGGGTCGACCGCCGGCCGACGACCGGGCGCTGCCGGGCTGGCGGCGCGACGGCTGGTTCCACATCCCCTTCATCGGCCCGCCGGGCAGCTTCCGCTATCTCTCCTACGCCGACGTGCTGCGCGGTGAACTGCCGTCCGGCGCACTGGCCGGCGCGGTGGTGCTGGTGGGTGCCTCCGCGGTGGGCATGGGCGACATCGTGCCCACGCCCACCTCGGGCCATGCACGGCCGATGCCGGGGGTGGAGGTGCACGCCAACGTGTTCAACGCCCTGCGTCAGGGGATCGCGGTGGTGCCGGTCGGCCGCCTCGCCGGGGCGGCGTTCGCGGTGCTGGCGGTGGCGGGCCTGCTGCTCGCCATGCTGCGTGCCGGGCCGCGCTTCACCCTGGTGGTGGCCTTTGCGGTGTCGGCGGCGGTGCTCGCCGGCAGTTGGGCGCTGCTCGCGCTCGGCCAGCTGTGGCTGCCGCCGGCTGGCGCGCTGGCCGGCTGTCTGCTGGCCTATCCGTTGTGGAGCTGGCGCCGCCTGGAAGCGGCGCAGCGCTATCTCGATACCGAGCTGGCCGCGCTGCGTGGCCTGGCCGGTCCGTTCGATACCGGCACGGTGCAGGCCGCACCGCCGGGTTCGATCGATCCCTTCCGCGCCCGCATCGCGGTGGTGCGCGACGCCGCACGGCGCGAGCGTGCCCTGCAGCGCTTCGTCGCCGATACCCTGGACGCGCTGCCGGTGGGGGTGCTGGTGGCGGATCCGGCCGGCCGGATCCGCCTGGCCAACCGCCGTGCCGCGGACCTGCTGGGCAGCGGGAGCGCCGAGGCCCAGGGCGAGATGCTCGCTGCCATGCCCTGGCCGGCTGGGCAGGCCTTCGCCGGCGGGCTGCCGATGCCCGCTGCCGGCGGCGGCTGCGTCATCGAGACCGACCAGGCGGACGGCGGCGCATTGATGGTCAGCGTCGGCGGTCTGTACGACGAGCAGGGCGGGCCGCTCGGTGCGGTGTTCGGCCTCTCCGACATCGCGCCGATCCGCGCGGCGCAGCGCAGCCGCGAGGACCTGATGTACTTCCTTTCGCACGATCTGCGCGCGCCGCTGGCCTCCATCCTCACCCTGCTCGACGGCCACCCTGCGGCCGGGGACATGACGGCGGGGAAGGCGCGGCTGGAGGGCTATGCGCGCCAGGCGCTCGGCATGGCCGACAAGCTGCTGCGCCTGGCGCGCGCCGAGGCGCTGCAGGCGGACAGCTTCAGCGAGGTGGCGCTGGAGATGCTGCTGATGGATGCCGCCGATGAAGTGTGGGCTCTCGCGCGCGGCCGCGAGCAGCGGGTCGTCACCCGCTTCGCGCCCGGAATCGAGGAGGAGGAGGCCTGCCTGGTCATGGGCGACCGCGAACTGCTGTTCCGTGCGGTGGTGAACCTGCTGACCAATGCCATCAAGTATTCGCCACGCGGCGCGGAGATCCGGCTGGCGCTCGCTGCCGAGGCCGGCGGCTGGGCGGTCGCGGTGCAGGATAGCGGCTGCGGCATCGCGCCGGAGAATCTGTCGCGCCTGTTCCGCCGCTTCGGCCGCATCGGCGCCCAACATGGCCCGGCGGTCGAAGGCGTGGGGCTCGGCCTGCTGATGGTGAGCACGGTGGCCGAGCGCCATGGCGGCTCGGTGTCGGTGCGCAGCGAGGAGGGTGCGGGCAGCACCTTCACCCTGTTCCTGCCCGCCATGCGCTGA
- a CDS encoding MBL fold metallo-hydrolase, giving the protein MLHCRTIPVTPFEQNCSLLWCDATGRAAVVDPGGDIERILAAVREEGVQVEKILITHGHIDHAGGTAALARQLKVPIEGPQEEDRFWIAGMPQQSKMFGFPEVDSFEPERWLNDGDTVTVGAETLQVIHAPGHTPGHVVFFHPGSRLAIVGDVLFAGSIGRTDFPRGDHATLIASIREKLFPLGDDVTFVPGHGPRSTFGDERADNPYVGDYA; this is encoded by the coding sequence ATGCTTCACTGCCGCACCATCCCCGTCACCCCCTTCGAACAGAACTGCTCGCTGCTGTGGTGCGACGCCACCGGCCGCGCGGCGGTGGTCGATCCGGGCGGCGACATCGAGCGCATCCTCGCCGCCGTGCGCGAGGAAGGCGTGCAGGTCGAGAAGATCCTCATCACCCACGGCCACATCGACCATGCCGGCGGCACCGCCGCGCTGGCGCGCCAGCTGAAGGTGCCGATCGAGGGCCCGCAGGAGGAAGACCGCTTCTGGATCGCCGGCATGCCGCAGCAGAGCAAGATGTTCGGCTTTCCCGAGGTGGACAGCTTCGAGCCCGAGCGCTGGCTGAACGACGGCGACACGGTCACCGTGGGCGCGGAAACCCTGCAGGTCATCCATGCCCCGGGCCACACGCCGGGACACGTGGTGTTCTTCCACCCGGGCAGCCGGCTGGCCATCGTCGGCGACGTGCTGTTCGCCGGCTCCATCGGGCGCACCGACTTCCCGCGCGGCGACCACGCCACGCTGATCGCCTCGATCCGCGAGAAGCTCTTCCCGCTCGGCGACGACGTCACTTTCGTGCCCGGCCACGGCCCGCGCTCGACCTTCGGCGACGAGCGCGCCGACAATCCCTACGTGGGGGACTACGCATGA
- the mscL gene encoding large conductance mechanosensitive channel protein MscL, which produces MSFIKEFKEFAMRGSVVDLAVGVIIGGAFGKIVDSLVKDIVMPIIGRLLGGVDFRHLYINLGDQVFETLAEAEKAGAPLVKYGSFINTAIDFMIIAFAIFVAIKAMNRLKRAEPPAPPPEPAPEPEDVKLLREIRDALKAR; this is translated from the coding sequence ATGAGCTTCATCAAGGAATTCAAGGAATTCGCGATGCGCGGCAGCGTCGTCGATCTTGCCGTGGGCGTCATCATCGGCGGCGCCTTCGGCAAGATCGTCGATTCGCTGGTCAAGGACATCGTGATGCCCATCATCGGCCGGCTGCTGGGCGGGGTGGATTTCCGCCATCTCTACATCAACCTCGGCGACCAGGTCTTCGAAACCCTGGCCGAAGCCGAGAAGGCCGGCGCGCCGCTGGTGAAGTACGGCTCCTTCATCAACACCGCCATCGACTTCATGATCATCGCCTTCGCGATCTTCGTCGCCATCAAGGCGATGAACCGCCTCAAGCGCGCCGAACCGCCGGCACCGCCGCCGGAGCCCGCGCCCGAGCCGGAAGACGTCAAGCTGCTGCGCGAGATCCGCGACGCGCTGAAGGCGCGCTGA
- the modC gene encoding molybdenum ABC transporter ATP-binding protein, which translates to MSIEARFRVDRGGFVLDVDLSLPARGVSALFGRSGSGKTTLLRCVAGLEQAAGGRLVVNGETWQDGVTFLPTHKRPLGYVFQEASLFPHLDAAANMRYGLRRTPAGERRVGWDEVIELLGIGHLLTRYPDALSGGERQRVALARALLTSPRLLLMDEPLSALDHARKQEILPYLERLHDELDIPVLYVSHAPDEVARLADHVVLMEDGRVVTSGGLQDTLARLDLPLAFAEDAGVVIEARVGHHDERYHLTRLDFPGGHVFVARRPEAPGNRLRFRVHARDVSLAFCKVEGTSITNLLPAMVSEIADADTPAHVLVRLEAEGTPLIARITRRSLDQLQIEPGLRMWAQIKAVALLG; encoded by the coding sequence ATGAGCATCGAGGCGCGTTTCCGGGTCGATCGCGGCGGCTTCGTGCTGGACGTGGATCTGTCGCTGCCCGCGCGCGGGGTGAGCGCGCTGTTCGGCCGCTCGGGCTCTGGCAAGACCACGCTGCTGCGTTGCGTGGCCGGCCTGGAGCAGGCTGCGGGCGGACGCCTGGTGGTGAATGGCGAGACCTGGCAGGACGGCGTCACCTTTCTGCCCACCCACAAGCGCCCGCTCGGCTACGTCTTCCAGGAGGCCAGCCTGTTCCCGCATCTCGATGCGGCGGCCAACATGCGCTACGGGCTGCGCCGCACCCCGGCGGGCGAGCGCCGCGTGGGCTGGGACGAGGTGATCGAGCTGCTGGGCATCGGCCACCTGCTGACGCGCTATCCGGACGCCCTGTCGGGCGGCGAGCGCCAGCGCGTGGCGCTCGCCCGTGCGCTGCTCACCAGCCCGCGCCTGCTGTTGATGGACGAGCCGCTCTCGGCGCTCGATCACGCGCGCAAGCAGGAGATCCTGCCCTACCTGGAGCGCCTGCACGACGAGCTGGACATCCCGGTGCTCTACGTCAGCCACGCGCCGGACGAGGTCGCCCGCCTGGCCGACCACGTGGTGCTGATGGAAGACGGCCGGGTGGTGACGAGCGGCGGCCTGCAGGACACGCTGGCCCGCCTCGACCTGCCGCTGGCCTTCGCGGAAGACGCCGGGGTGGTCATCGAGGCGCGTGTCGGCCACCACGATGAACGCTATCACCTGACGCGGCTGGACTTCCCCGGTGGCCATGTATTCGTTGCACGGCGTCCGGAAGCCCCAGGCAACCGCCTGCGTTTCCGCGTGCATGCGCGCGACGTCAGCCTGGCCTTCTGCAAGGTGGAGGGCACCAGCATCACCAACCTGCTGCCCGCCATGGTCAGCGAGATCGCCGACGCCGACACCCCGGCGCACGTGCTGGTGCGCCTGGAGGCCGAGGGCACGCCGCTGATCGCGCGCATTACCCGGCGTTCACTGGACCAGTTGCAGATCGAACCCGGGCTGCGCATGTGGGCGCAGATCAAGGCGGTGGCGCTGCTGGGCTGA
- a CDS encoding FecR domain-containing protein, whose amino-acid sequence MTFRRIPVIIRGLLLSGLVLAAGAAVADDIRYRVVAGDTLIGLGERFLARPSAWPRLQQLNGVADPYSIPVGTVLRIPRGMLRPEPRAMRVEAVSGAALADGRALAAGDEVKSGARLSTGADGHVSLRLPDGSTLELPARSRLQVERLHGHPDLAGEDVGLRLEEGRVESHTEPQRGPAARYRIETPTAVIGVRGTDFRVANDAQTGISRAEVTHGRVEVGARGVRRALDAGFGLLADGSRALGRPQPLPPAPDLGGWPTLFIEPVVRFALPAVDGAERWRVQVAANPDFRPVLAERSARGEVRFDGLPDGEYHLRARLVDAQGLEGHDALHSFRLKARPEPPFPGQPADLGKAPAGPVNFVWSGAPEAASYRFELVAGEDFSAPGTVREALTDTGLRRELAPGSYRWRVASVRADGDHGPWSAVSRLVVREPAAVPEPPEVGEDTLAFRWAGEPGQRFDYQFAVQDDFAEVLHAGTVAEPAVQLPRPAPDTYYMRVRAIDADGFVGAWSGAQRIIVPADFPWWMLLLPLLAL is encoded by the coding sequence ATGACGTTCCGCCGTATTCCCGTCATCATCCGTGGCCTGCTGTTGAGCGGGCTGGTCCTCGCAGCCGGCGCTGCCGTGGCCGACGACATCCGCTACCGGGTGGTCGCCGGCGACACCCTGATCGGCCTGGGCGAGCGCTTCCTCGCGCGGCCGTCGGCCTGGCCCCGCCTGCAGCAGCTCAACGGCGTGGCCGATCCCTACAGCATCCCGGTCGGCACCGTGCTGCGCATCCCGCGCGGCATGCTGCGTCCGGAGCCGCGCGCCATGCGGGTCGAGGCGGTGAGCGGCGCGGCGCTGGCCGACGGCCGCGCGCTGGCCGCCGGGGACGAGGTGAAGTCGGGCGCCCGGCTCAGTACCGGCGCCGACGGCCACGTATCCCTGCGCCTGCCCGACGGTTCCACGCTGGAACTGCCCGCGCGCTCGCGCCTGCAGGTCGAGCGCCTGCACGGCCATCCGGACCTGGCCGGCGAGGACGTCGGCCTGCGTCTGGAAGAGGGCCGGGTGGAATCCCATACCGAGCCGCAGCGCGGACCCGCGGCGCGCTACCGCATCGAGACGCCCACCGCGGTGATCGGCGTGCGCGGCACCGATTTCCGCGTGGCCAACGACGCGCAGACCGGCATCAGCCGCGCGGAAGTGACCCACGGCCGGGTCGAGGTCGGCGCGCGCGGCGTGCGCCGGGCGCTCGACGCCGGCTTCGGCCTGCTCGCCGACGGCTCCCGCGCCCTGGGCCGTCCGCAGCCCCTGCCGCCGGCGCCCGACCTCGGCGGCTGGCCGACCCTGTTCATCGAGCCGGTGGTGCGCTTCGCCCTGCCGGCGGTCGACGGCGCCGAGCGCTGGCGGGTGCAGGTCGCCGCAAACCCGGACTTCCGTCCGGTGCTGGCCGAGCGCAGCGCGCGCGGCGAGGTCCGCTTCGACGGACTGCCGGACGGCGAATACCACCTGCGCGCCCGCCTGGTCGATGCGCAAGGCCTGGAAGGCCACGACGCGCTGCACAGCTTCCGCCTCAAGGCCCGGCCGGAACCGCCCTTCCCCGGCCAACCGGCCGATCTCGGCAAGGCGCCTGCCGGCCCGGTGAACTTCGTCTGGAGCGGTGCGCCGGAGGCGGCGAGCTACCGCTTCGAACTGGTCGCTGGCGAGGATTTCAGCGCACCCGGGACGGTGCGCGAAGCCCTGACCGATACCGGCCTGCGTCGTGAGCTGGCCCCGGGTAGTTACCGCTGGCGGGTGGCCAGCGTGCGCGCCGACGGCGACCACGGACCGTGGTCCGCCGTGTCGCGCCTGGTGGTGCGCGAGCCCGCGGCCGTGCCCGAACCGCCGGAAGTGGGCGAGGACACGCTGGCCTTCCGCTGGGCCGGCGAGCCGGGCCAGCGTTTCGACTACCAGTTCGCCGTGCAGGACGACTTTGCCGAAGTGCTGCATGCCGGCACGGTCGCCGAACCGGCGGTGCAGCTGCCGCGTCCGGCGCCGGACACCTACTACATGCGCGTGCGTGCGATCGACGCCGACGGCTTCGTCGGCGCCTGGTCCGGCGCGCAGCGCATCATCGTTCCGGCCGACTTCCCGTGGTGGATGTTGCTGCTGCCGCTGCTCGCGCTCTGA
- a CDS encoding GGDEF domain-containing response regulator, giving the protein MRVAILEDDPVHRDTLSAWLREAGHDVHAFPCGRDFIRSAGRESFDLYLLDWTLPDMTGHDVLRWAREDRGDDVPAIFTTARDAEEDVVAALSVGADDYIVKPMRRFETLSRIEAVMRRARPVAADPVLEVGAYRFDTATKAASCEGEPVALTEKEFDLAVFLFRNLGRLISRGHMLEAVWGRNPNVATRTVDTHISRVRAKLGLRPERGFRLSPTYNYGYRLERLEAPPVAAGDADAAQGGQPPVAAHPEAHAARQQIDELQQELDKASRLLRHDQLTGLLSRRGLEELFDKEAARAARLARPLCLAVLDLDNFKQINDELGHKAGDEALRYCAEAIRRNLRPQDGAGRYGGEEFVIVYPETGLEQAATALDRLRRELADTAFRAGGQDMAITFSGGVTAWQAGESAEAVLERADEAMYRAKRAGKDRVIAVQAPAAVDEIG; this is encoded by the coding sequence ATGAGGGTGGCGATCCTCGAGGACGACCCGGTACACCGCGACACGCTGTCGGCCTGGCTGCGCGAGGCCGGCCACGACGTGCATGCCTTCCCCTGCGGGCGCGACTTCATCCGCAGCGCAGGGCGCGAGAGCTTCGACCTCTACCTGCTCGACTGGACCCTGCCCGACATGACCGGCCACGACGTGCTGCGCTGGGCGCGCGAGGACCGCGGCGACGACGTGCCGGCCATCTTCACCACCGCGCGCGACGCCGAGGAGGACGTGGTGGCCGCGTTGTCCGTTGGTGCGGACGACTACATCGTCAAGCCGATGCGCCGCTTCGAGACCCTGTCGCGCATCGAGGCGGTGATGCGGCGGGCGCGCCCGGTGGCAGCCGATCCGGTGCTGGAAGTGGGCGCCTACCGCTTCGACACCGCGACGAAGGCAGCCAGCTGCGAGGGTGAGCCCGTGGCGCTGACCGAAAAGGAATTCGACCTGGCGGTCTTCCTGTTCCGCAACCTCGGCCGCCTGATCTCCCGCGGACACATGCTGGAGGCGGTGTGGGGGCGCAACCCCAATGTCGCCACCCGCACCGTGGACACCCACATCAGCCGGGTGCGCGCCAAGCTGGGCCTGCGTCCCGAGCGCGGTTTCCGCCTGAGCCCGACCTACAACTACGGTTATCGCCTGGAGCGGCTCGAAGCACCGCCGGTGGCTGCCGGCGACGCCGATGCCGCGCAGGGCGGGCAGCCACCCGTCGCAGCCCACCCGGAGGCGCACGCGGCCAGGCAGCAGATCGACGAACTCCAGCAGGAGCTCGACAAGGCGAGCCGCCTGTTGCGCCATGATCAGCTGACCGGCCTGCTGAGCCGGCGGGGCCTGGAAGAGCTGTTCGACAAGGAGGCCGCGCGCGCAGCGCGTCTCGCGCGCCCGCTGTGTCTGGCGGTGCTGGACCTGGACAATTTCAAGCAGATCAACGACGAACTGGGGCACAAGGCCGGCGATGAGGCGCTCCGGTATTGCGCCGAGGCAATCCGTCGCAACCTGCGCCCGCAGGATGGTGCCGGACGTTATGGCGGCGAGGAGTTCGTCATCGTCTATCCGGAGACCGGGCTGGAACAGGCCGCTACTGCCCTGGACCGGTTGCGCCGCGAGCTGGCGGACACGGCGTTCCGGGCCGGCGGTCAGGACATGGCGATCACCTTCAGCGGCGGGGTCACGGCCTGGCAGGCGGGCGAAAGCGCCGAGGCCGTGCTTGAGCGGGCGGACGAGGCGATGTACCGGGCCAAGCGGGCCGGCAAGGACAGGGTCATCGCCGTGCAGGCACCGGCAGCGGTCGACGAAATCGGATGA